The sequence CTGAAAGCCTCTATGGAAATTGGAAAAAGTTCTGTCAGGGATCATAATATTGAACTTTCTATTCTTGAATCACTATCCCGTGTGAGCGAAGAACAGGGTAATTACAAAGAAGCATTGACCTATTATAAAAGTTATGTTGATAAATACAAAAGCGTATACGATCAGGAAAAGCTGGATATCACTAAAAGATTAGAATCTCAGTTTGAGAAAGAAAGACAGGAACAGAAGTATATAAAGCTGCAGCTGGAAAGTGATAAAAAAGCACAGCAAATTAAACTGATCAATATTCTTCGTGCTCAACGTGAGCAAGTGTACAATAACTTAAAACTGGTAGAGGAAAACCAGCGGGAACGTCTAAAGTTTTCAGAACTGGAATCCGAGAAAAAAGAGCAGCAACTTCGTTTGGCAAAATTGGAAACCGAACAAAAGAATAACGATATTTACAGCTACAAAAAGCTGCTGGCATTCAAGGAAAAAATCAATACTTACTACATTATTTTTATTGTCATTTTTATCGTTTTAATATTCTTACTGCTGTATGCGTATAAACAACGTGTAAAGTCAATTAAGCAAAGAGATGAACTGCATGCCTTGGCCCTGGAAAAAGAGAAACAAAACTCTAAAATATCTACGCTTACCGCATTGCTTGAAGGGCAGGAGCAGGAGCGAGGACGTCTAGCCCGTGATCTCCATGACGGATTAGGAGGGTTGCTTTCAGGAACCAAACTTCAGTTATCTATTTTAGATCCTCATCAATCCGAAAACATAGAAGAAGGGATTTCAAAATCAATCAACCAGATTGATGGAGCTGTAGAAGAATTGAGACGGGTAGCCCATAATTTAATGCCAGATTTATTAATGAAATATGGTTTGGTAGCCGCTATTCAGGAATTTGCTTCCCGTATGTCTAATAGCGCACTGAATATCCATACCGAATTTATCAATTACAGTAATTCCTTATCAGAAGAAAAACAACTGCTTATTTACAGAGTCATTCAGGAATTGGTGAACAACGCCATAAAACACGCTAAAGCCTCAGAAATCATTATTCAGATCAGTGAAGAAGAAAAGATGCTATACCTTACGGTAGAAGATGATGGTAATGGTTTTGAACTCGCTAACCTGGACTTTAGAAAAACAGCAGGCTTTCATAATATAGAATCAAGAGTCCAGTTTTTAAAAGGAACGATGAATATCACGTCCCAATTAAATATTGGTACCAGTATAGAACTTCAAATTCCTACTCATTAAGCATGATAAAAGTAGCCATAACAGACGATCATCCACTTCTATTAGAAGGGCTGAAAAATATTTTAGGAAATAACGATAATATAGATGTCGTAGATTGTTTCAAAAACGTTTCAGAAATGAATGCTGGTTTGAAAAAGCAAGCGGTCGATATTTTATTGTTAGACATCAATTTAGCAGATATCAATAGCATTGAGCTCATCAGGCCTTTAAAGAAAAAGTATGAAAATCTTCAGATTATTATGCTTAGTGTTCATAATGAACTTCCTGTCATTAACAGTACTTTGGCTGAAGGAGCATTAGGGTACATTCAGAAAAATGCTTCTGTTTCTGAAATTCTGGAAGGTATAAATACCGTATATGCCGGTAACCGATTTTTATGCTCGCAAACCCAATCGGTTTTAGAGAAAAAATCAGCTGATGGATTGAATCAGGTTCCTAAATTAACCCGAAGAGAAAAGGAAGTCCTGGCCGAAGCTGCCAAGGGGCTTACCACCAATCAGATGGCTGAAAAACTTTTTATCAGTCCACATACCGTAGAAAGTCACCGAAAAAATCTTATTGAAAAATTTCAGACCTCTAATCTTAGTTCTGCCATTAAACTGGCCATAGAATACGGTTTGATTATCGAATAATCTATTGATTAGGGAGCGCAATCTGTAGGAGTCTAAATCTGAATCCCACAGATTTCACAGATGATATTGAAACATTATGATAATTATTTCAAAATCTATGTGTATATCAGGTTAAAATACCTTTAAAGTATTATAAACTATTGATTTATCAAGATCTACATAATCAATTCATTTGCGCATCAAAAAAGATAAAATTTAAACCTCTTAATGGTTTATAATATTTTTAAGACTTTTGAAACTGATCCCTATTTATCCAACAAAAAGGCCTGCTTACATCGTAAAAGCAGACCTTTTCTATATATAATCAAATAATTAGGTGTGTAATTTTTAGTCTCTGAATCTCAACGCAGCTTGAAACAGATTTTTCTTTCCTGTTAAATCGTATTCTTCATTATAAACGGGTTCATACATGAATAGATAAACTCTTCCATCAAAATTTTTTAAATTCACAGGCTGATCTACCATAATGTCATAAAATCTTGTAATAGTACGCGTAGCGGTCCATTGTTTTGAATTCCCTTTAGGGTCTTTATCGAATCTGTGATCCTTCGCACCTGTATAGTACCAATAAGATGGTGCAGAATCCATCAAAAACAGCTCTTTATCCTTGTTAAATAGTTCTTCTGCCATACCTGTACTCTGAAACCACGGAACCTCTGTATTGAAAAGTCCTAAAGCTCCTGCATAAATATCTTTATTGGTAGTAGCTCCCACTAAAAATCCTTCAAGGTTGGTTCCTGTAAACTCAAATATGAAAGGGGATTTTTTCAAATCATAAACATCATTTACAGGTTCAATTACTTTTCCATCTTGTTTAATAACTACTTTTAATGATTGAGCAAAAGTTATCAAACTAAGTAAACAAAAAAGAAATGCTAAACTTATTTTTCTCATGGTATATCTTTAAATAACTGCTGCAAAGATATTGGACTTTATCACCATAAACACTGGCTGATTTCAGGGGTTTTTTATTTTATTATGGTGCCAATGACAGTTCCCTTTACAACAGATTAGCCTTCAACTGAATTTTTATGAAAGCTGCCTTTTGTTTTTTTCCCTCAGATGCTGCTGAGTTGGTAGGAAAAACTTCTGCATAAAAGGTTTTATCATCCTTCCAGAAAGCTTTTGTATCATCAGCAATTTTGAATTTGGTAAAGTTTATATACAAGAGGTTTTCTTGATTATGGCTTTGGTCCATATAGGTCGTGATTTCAAAATTACTCCCGACATCATTATTTGAAGAGATAGAAGAAATCCATTTTTTACCAGGAAGAATCTGTGGATATCCACCTGTAAATAAGGCAAAATTAGCGGTTGATTTTACATCATAAAAAGAATAATACATATCTGTAGTCTCTACTGAGTTTTCTTTGAAAACTTCCAGGTGCAGGGAAGGAGACTGTCCAATATATTCATTGGATAAATATCCATCTTCTGTGGATACGTTTTCATGCTGTGTAATTACGGTTTCTTTTGAATTTTCGGTAGATATCCAATTTTCTCCTTTTAGTTTAACCTGAGGGTTTTTTACCAAAGTTTCATCAATTCTATTTTTAGAAGCGGCTGCAAATTCCTGTTCTGAAACTTCCGTTATGGTCCCATATTTACTGAATGACTTATTTTTTAAATCCTGAGATCCTTTGAATGTGCTGCTTCTGATTTCACCAAGATTCGCCCCTTGTAAGGTCAGATCAAATGAGGCTGTAAATTCTGACTTTAAAACAAAAGCTTCTATGCTGTTCGAAATAGTATTATTAATGCTGTAGTGAATAGAGTAGAAGTCATCAAACTCTTCAAATCCGTAATAGTTATCAAACTTATTGTATGCTATTTTTAGGTGGGCAGCATCTTTATTGGGAGATACAAAAAATTGTACAGAATCTAACTTAGTAAATAATTCAAAGGGCACTTCCTGCACATTATCCACCCCTTTTATCTTTTTGAAATCAGCAAATGTTATGATCTTCTGTGTGACTTCAGTTCCAGGTTTGTTGGTTTCTGGTGTTTTATTCTGTGGATTACATCCCATAAGAACAACAGTAGAAGAGATGAAAAATTGATATAAAGGTTTCATTTTATATTTTTTTTGACAAATGTATCGGTATTCAAACCGGGAGCCAATAAAACCTCTGATTATGGATGAAAAATGGCTGAAAACAGGGATATATTGAATCCTATATTTTGGACAATTTTGCAGAAGATAAAACTAAGTATTGATGTA is a genomic window of Chryseobacterium nakagawai containing:
- a CDS encoding ATP-binding protein → MKKIFQNGTLLLSSIASKWSRSILLIFTFFTTIKLNKEKGLRYRLLFILTVLICPFFVPAQEVLSKLEKEYNNASNQTTEQLSLAPKYATALFFHNFKPKSYQILANNISIATKQSDGKYATILYAVQAMNYRLDSKQTESSKSLDMARIYSLKTNSNEAKGYLEYAKGWILVRNNKTTEAVRAYLKAINYYENSPTTSTLYGRFGNVAKELSTIYSNLNEYQLEEKYSKQFLLLASKQNDPNLIFDAYMRMGYMYEQKYAQNPSDIQLRNKTEQYYLQAITTFNKNKGSMVNKSNLSYAAINLANLYTEFNPDKAMQYAQLANKISLETGDPIHIASSFGILAELAIQDKNYDVAKSYFLKASMEIGKSSVRDHNIELSILESLSRVSEEQGNYKEALTYYKSYVDKYKSVYDQEKLDITKRLESQFEKERQEQKYIKLQLESDKKAQQIKLINILRAQREQVYNNLKLVEENQRERLKFSELESEKKEQQLRLAKLETEQKNNDIYSYKKLLAFKEKINTYYIIFIVIFIVLIFLLLYAYKQRVKSIKQRDELHALALEKEKQNSKISTLTALLEGQEQERGRLARDLHDGLGGLLSGTKLQLSILDPHQSENIEEGISKSINQIDGAVEELRRVAHNLMPDLLMKYGLVAAIQEFASRMSNSALNIHTEFINYSNSLSEEKQLLIYRVIQELVNNAIKHAKASEIIIQISEEEKMLYLTVEDDGNGFELANLDFRKTAGFHNIESRVQFLKGTMNITSQLNIGTSIELQIPTH
- a CDS encoding response regulator transcription factor codes for the protein MIKVAITDDHPLLLEGLKNILGNNDNIDVVDCFKNVSEMNAGLKKQAVDILLLDINLADINSIELIRPLKKKYENLQIIMLSVHNELPVINSTLAEGALGYIQKNASVSEILEGINTVYAGNRFLCSQTQSVLEKKSADGLNQVPKLTRREKEVLAEAAKGLTTNQMAEKLFISPHTVESHRKNLIEKFQTSNLSSAIKLAIEYGLIIE
- a CDS encoding resolvase — protein: MKPLYQFFISSTVVLMGCNPQNKTPETNKPGTEVTQKIITFADFKKIKGVDNVQEVPFELFTKLDSVQFFVSPNKDAAHLKIAYNKFDNYYGFEEFDDFYSIHYSINNTISNSIEAFVLKSEFTASFDLTLQGANLGEIRSSTFKGSQDLKNKSFSKYGTITEVSEQEFAAASKNRIDETLVKNPQVKLKGENWISTENSKETVITQHENVSTEDGYLSNEYIGQSPSLHLEVFKENSVETTDMYYSFYDVKSTANFALFTGGYPQILPGKKWISSISSNNDVGSNFEITTYMDQSHNQENLLYINFTKFKIADDTKAFWKDDKTFYAEVFPTNSAASEGKKQKAAFIKIQLKANLL